From one Streptomyces mobaraensis genomic stretch:
- a CDS encoding DedA family protein, with protein sequence MTTLALGPQWLDADYLIGQFGLLGVLAIVFAESGLLIGFFLPGDSLLFTTGLLVTTGKLNDYPLWAVCAMVVLAAVLGDQAGYLFGRKVGPALFRRPDSRLFKQENVEKAHDFFEKYGPKSLVLARFVPIIRTFTPIIAGVSRMNYRSFLIFNIIGGTLWGAGVTLLGAVLGKIEFVRTNIEAMLVAIVLVSVVPVAIELLRARSKSRAAGPAPDADGVPSGPQPPRQYTQVPPHYQDVQPYPLRQPEQGQQAARKQGRSGKQQPGPAPDGVRDVRGPQGAQPPQAAPYPQPGPHQPGQYPQPAQHPQPAQHPQAPQAGQYSYAPTAQMPPAPQNPQNPQHLPNPAYSPAAPYPQAAQQPLHSRQPQPHQPPQPQYTEDPRYSAYSQPSQDGQGTRPPQDEHDPQDPNRGPRGRHARR encoded by the coding sequence GTGACCACACTCGCGCTCGGCCCCCAGTGGCTGGACGCGGACTACCTGATCGGCCAGTTCGGCCTGCTCGGTGTGCTGGCGATCGTCTTCGCCGAGTCCGGCCTGCTGATCGGCTTCTTCCTCCCGGGCGACTCGCTCCTCTTCACCACGGGTCTGCTGGTGACCACGGGCAAGCTGAACGACTACCCGCTGTGGGCGGTGTGCGCCATGGTCGTGCTGGCGGCGGTCCTCGGCGACCAGGCGGGCTACCTCTTCGGACGCAAGGTGGGCCCCGCCCTCTTCCGGCGCCCGGACTCCAGGCTCTTCAAGCAGGAGAACGTCGAGAAGGCCCACGACTTCTTCGAGAAGTACGGACCGAAGTCCCTGGTCCTGGCCCGGTTCGTGCCGATCATCCGCACCTTCACGCCGATCATCGCCGGCGTGAGCCGGATGAACTACCGCTCCTTCCTGATCTTCAACATCATCGGCGGCACCCTGTGGGGCGCCGGTGTGACGCTGCTGGGCGCGGTGCTCGGCAAGATCGAGTTCGTGCGGACCAACATCGAGGCGATGCTGGTCGCGATCGTGCTGGTGTCGGTCGTGCCGGTCGCGATCGAGCTGCTGCGCGCCCGGTCCAAGTCCCGCGCGGCCGGGCCGGCGCCCGACGCCGACGGGGTGCCCAGCGGGCCCCAGCCGCCCCGCCAGTACACCCAGGTGCCGCCGCACTACCAGGACGTGCAGCCGTATCCGCTGCGGCAGCCCGAGCAGGGACAGCAGGCCGCGCGGAAGCAGGGGCGGTCGGGGAAGCAGCAGCCGGGGCCGGCGCCGGACGGTGTTCGTGACGTACGCGGGCCGCAGGGTGCCCAGCCCCCGCAGGCCGCTCCGTACCCGCAGCCGGGCCCGCACCAGCCGGGCCAGTACCCCCAGCCCGCACAGCACCCCCAGCCCGCACAGCACCCGCAGGCTCCGCAGGCCGGGCAGTACTCCTACGCGCCGACCGCGCAGATGCCGCCGGCCCCGCAGAACCCGCAGAACCCGCAGCACCTCCCGAACCCCGCGTACTCCCCGGCCGCCCCGTACCCCCAGGCCGCCCAGCAGCCTCTCCACAGCCGGCAGCCGCAGCCGCATCAGCCGCCGCAGCCGCAGTACACGGAGGACCCCCGGTACTCCGCGTACTCCCAGCCCTCACAGGACGGGCAGGGCACCCGGCCCCCGCAGGACGAGCACGACCCGCAGGACCCGAACCGCGGCCCCCGCGGCCGGCACGCGCGCCGCTGA
- a CDS encoding aldehyde dehydrogenase family protein yields MSYSSAFKDLAYQYIDGRWRPGTGSWDIVDFNPYDGEKLASITVAGVDEVDEAYRAAERAQVAWGRTNPYTRRLVFERALRIIDDHEDELASVIMAECGGTALKAGFELHLAREFLRDALQIALRPEGRILPSPDDTRENRLYRLPVGVVGVISPFNFPFLLSLKSVAPALALGNAVVLKPHQNTPVCGGGLLAKVLEDAGLPPGVLNVLVTDIAEIGDALIEHPVPKVLSFTGSDKVGRHVATVAASHFKRVVLELGGNSALVVLDDADVDYAVDAAVFSRFIHQGQVCMAANRVLVDRSVLDEFTEKFVARVKSLKVGDPSDPATHIGPLINSGQAEAITSLVDQTVADGATALVRGRTVGTLVEPSVLTDLPEDSPVLRQEIFGPVALIIPFSGEEEALRIANATPYGLSGAVHTGDVERGVRFAQRVETGMIHVNDGTVHDEAIVPFGGEKHSGLGRLNGDAMVDAFTTTKWISVQHGRSTFPF; encoded by the coding sequence ATGTCGTACTCCTCCGCGTTCAAGGACCTCGCGTACCAGTACATCGACGGCCGCTGGCGGCCCGGTACGGGCTCGTGGGACATCGTCGACTTCAACCCGTACGACGGGGAGAAGCTCGCCTCCATCACGGTGGCCGGCGTGGACGAGGTCGACGAGGCGTACCGGGCGGCCGAGCGCGCCCAGGTGGCGTGGGGGAGGACCAACCCGTACACCCGGCGGCTGGTCTTCGAGCGCGCGCTGCGGATCATCGACGACCACGAGGACGAACTGGCCTCGGTGATCATGGCGGAGTGCGGCGGGACGGCGCTGAAGGCCGGCTTCGAGCTGCACCTGGCGCGGGAGTTCCTCCGGGACGCGCTGCAGATCGCCCTGCGCCCGGAAGGCCGCATCCTGCCCTCGCCGGACGACACCCGAGAGAACCGGCTCTACCGGCTGCCGGTCGGGGTCGTCGGTGTGATCAGCCCGTTCAACTTCCCGTTCCTGCTGTCGCTGAAGTCCGTGGCGCCCGCCCTGGCGCTCGGCAACGCGGTGGTGCTCAAGCCGCACCAGAACACGCCCGTCTGCGGCGGCGGCCTGCTCGCCAAGGTGCTGGAGGACGCGGGGCTGCCGCCTGGCGTGCTGAACGTCCTGGTCACCGATATCGCGGAGATCGGGGACGCGCTGATCGAACACCCGGTGCCCAAGGTGCTGTCGTTCACCGGCTCCGACAAGGTCGGCCGGCACGTGGCGACCGTCGCCGCCTCGCACTTCAAGCGGGTGGTGCTCGAACTGGGCGGCAACAGCGCGCTGGTCGTCCTCGACGACGCGGACGTGGACTACGCGGTGGACGCGGCGGTCTTCAGCCGGTTCATCCACCAGGGGCAGGTCTGCATGGCCGCCAACCGGGTGCTGGTGGACCGTTCGGTGCTGGACGAGTTCACCGAGAAGTTCGTGGCGAGAGTGAAGTCCCTCAAGGTCGGCGACCCCTCCGACCCCGCCACGCACATCGGTCCCCTGATCAACTCGGGTCAGGCGGAGGCGATCACGTCCCTCGTGGACCAGACCGTCGCGGACGGCGCCACCGCCCTCGTCCGGGGCCGCACGGTGGGCACCCTGGTCGAGCCGAGCGTCCTCACCGACCTCCCCGAGGACTCCCCGGTCCTCCGCCAGGAGATCTTCGGGCCCGTCGCGCTGATCATTCCGTTCTCCGGTGAGGAAGAGGCCCTGCGGATCGCCAACGCCACCCCCTACGGACTGAGCGGCGCCGTCCACACGGGGGACGTCGAACGCGGCGTCCGCTTCGCCCAGCGGGTGGAGACCGGCATGATCCACGTCAACGACGGCACCGTGCACGACGAGGCGATCGTGCCGTTCGGCGGTGAGAAGCACTCGGGCCTCGGGCGGCTCAACGGGGACGCCATGGTGGACGCGTTCACGACGACGAAGTGGATCTCCGTGCAGCACGGGCGCAGCACTTTTCCGTTCTGA
- a CDS encoding YbjQ family protein codes for MGIDEYGGGQHEQADVLVVTTNDVPGYRVERVIGEVFGLTVRSRHVGSQIGAGLKSLIGGELKGLTKTLVQTRNQAMERLVEQARARGANAVLMFRFDVTEAADVGTEVCAYGTAVVIAPHS; via the coding sequence ATGGGCATCGACGAGTATGGCGGCGGTCAGCACGAGCAGGCCGATGTGCTCGTGGTCACGACGAACGACGTGCCCGGGTACCGGGTCGAGCGCGTGATCGGCGAGGTCTTCGGCCTCACGGTGCGTTCCCGGCACGTCGGCAGCCAGATCGGCGCCGGCCTGAAGTCGCTGATCGGCGGCGAGCTCAAGGGGCTCACCAAGACCCTGGTCCAGACCCGCAACCAGGCGATGGAGCGCCTGGTCGAGCAGGCCAGGGCCCGGGGCGCCAACGCGGTCCTGATGTTCCGCTTCGACGTCACCGAGGCGGCGGACGTCGGCACGGAGGTGTGCGCGTACGGCACGGCGGTGGTGATCGCTCCGCATTCGTGA
- a CDS encoding Uma2 family endonuclease has translation MGAVMASGASRQDEQATPENWMYPPADGWTYDQVKELVLPFDWELLGGKIVVRGAAKWWHNTVRDELYYRLRGDKPAGLMVNSEQSILIDRKNAPKPDIVVFDRTGLDIATVDCIPAEKVVLAVEVVSPGSASEDRLYKPAVYSGAGIGSYWRVERDEDEAPVLYEFWKHREVDCYIPRPDQAIHVGTLKTDQPFPVEIDLRSLIDF, from the coding sequence ATGGGAGCAGTGATGGCCTCAGGAGCCAGCCGACAGGACGAGCAGGCCACACCCGAGAACTGGATGTACCCGCCGGCCGACGGTTGGACGTACGACCAGGTGAAGGAGCTGGTCCTGCCGTTCGACTGGGAGCTACTGGGCGGGAAGATCGTGGTACGAGGGGCGGCGAAGTGGTGGCACAACACGGTGCGGGACGAGCTGTATTACCGCCTGCGGGGCGACAAGCCGGCCGGCTTGATGGTCAACAGTGAGCAGTCGATCCTCATCGACCGGAAGAACGCGCCGAAGCCGGACATCGTCGTCTTCGACAGGACCGGCCTCGACATCGCCACGGTGGACTGCATCCCGGCGGAGAAAGTCGTACTCGCCGTGGAAGTGGTGTCACCGGGCTCCGCTTCGGAGGACCGTCTGTACAAGCCCGCTGTGTACAGCGGCGCGGGCATCGGCTCCTACTGGCGCGTGGAACGTGACGAGGACGAGGCGCCGGTGCTGTACGAGTTCTGGAAGCACCGCGAGGTGGACTGTTACATTCCCCGGCCCGACCAGGCCATTCACGTCGGCACCCTCAAGACCGACCAGCCTTTCCCCGTCGAGATCGATCTCCGCTCGCTGATCGACTTCTGA
- a CDS encoding PadR family transcriptional regulator codes for MSAIRLLVLGAVRRHGRAHGYQVRSSLEFWGAHEWSQAKPGSIYHALKAMAGQGLLTAHDTAPSEAGGPPRTEYELTAAGEAEYLRLLRQALSDHDRKIDHLTAAVGFLVDLPRAEAITLLRQRVAALESWRTEIRHHWPPPAGAHDQGHLGEVRDLWLHTVATGEEWARGLIERLEAGAYVMAGEGDPWEGVTTSPEEGA; via the coding sequence ATGTCGGCGATCCGGCTGCTGGTGCTGGGGGCGGTCCGGCGGCACGGCCGCGCCCATGGCTACCAGGTGCGCTCCTCCCTGGAGTTCTGGGGAGCGCACGAGTGGTCCCAGGCGAAACCGGGCTCGATCTACCACGCGCTCAAGGCCATGGCCGGCCAGGGCCTGCTCACCGCGCACGACACCGCCCCGAGCGAGGCCGGCGGCCCGCCGCGCACCGAGTACGAGCTGACGGCCGCGGGCGAGGCCGAGTACCTCCGGCTGCTGCGGCAGGCCCTGTCCGACCACGACCGGAAGATCGACCACCTGACGGCCGCGGTGGGCTTCCTCGTCGACCTCCCGCGCGCCGAGGCGATCACCCTGCTCCGGCAGCGCGTGGCCGCGCTGGAATCCTGGCGCACGGAGATCCGCCACCACTGGCCACCGCCCGCCGGCGCCCACGACCAGGGCCACCTCGGCGAGGTCCGGGACCTCTGGCTGCACACGGTGGCGACGGGGGAGGAGTGGGCCCGCGGCCTGATCGAACGCCTGGAGGCGGGCGCGTACGTGATGGCGGGCGAGGGCGACCCGTGGGAGGGGGTCACTACGTCCCCGGAGGAGGGCGCGTGA
- a CDS encoding DUF4287 domain-containing protein, whose protein sequence is MTEAVKGPVSYFPSIEKKYGRPVAEWKELIRSAPLERHMELVSWLKTEHGLGHGHANALVAHTLAEAAGRP, encoded by the coding sequence ATGACCGAAGCAGTGAAGGGTCCCGTGAGCTATTTCCCCTCGATCGAGAAGAAGTACGGCCGCCCCGTGGCGGAGTGGAAGGAGCTCATCCGCTCCGCTCCCCTGGAGAGACACATGGAGTTGGTGTCCTGGCTCAAGACCGAGCACGGCCTGGGCCACGGCCACGCCAACGCGCTCGTCGCGCACACCTTGGCCGAGGCCGCCGGCCGGCCCTGA
- a CDS encoding helix-turn-helix domain-containing protein, which produces MTTSESSGSVVRRILLGSQLRKLRESRGITREAAGYSIRASESKISRMELGRVSFKTRDVEDLLTLYGITRESEREALLGLAREANVAGWWHSYGDVLPSWFQTYVGLEGAASHIGIYEVQFVHGLLQTEGYAHAVVVRGQPTADPAEVERRVSLRMERQKLLFSERAPHFHAVLDEAALHRPYGDADVMRGQLQHLIDLSEQPNVTLQVMPFRHGGHAGESGAFTVLRFPESDLPDVVYLEHLTGALYLDKPDEVAQYERVMGRLRADSLSPSGTRDLMRRLLQLP; this is translated from the coding sequence ATGACCACGAGCGAGTCGAGCGGTTCCGTGGTACGCCGCATACTCCTCGGCTCCCAGCTGAGGAAGTTGCGCGAGTCCCGGGGGATCACCCGCGAGGCGGCCGGGTACTCGATCCGCGCGTCCGAGTCGAAGATCAGCCGCATGGAGCTCGGCAGGGTGAGCTTCAAGACGCGGGACGTGGAGGACCTGCTCACCCTCTACGGCATCACCCGGGAGAGCGAGCGCGAGGCGCTGCTCGGCCTGGCCAGGGAGGCCAACGTCGCCGGCTGGTGGCACAGCTACGGCGATGTGCTGCCGAGCTGGTTCCAGACCTACGTCGGCCTGGAGGGCGCCGCCTCGCACATCGGGATCTACGAGGTGCAGTTCGTCCACGGCCTGCTCCAGACCGAGGGCTACGCGCACGCCGTCGTCGTCCGGGGCCAGCCCACGGCCGACCCCGCCGAGGTCGAACGCCGGGTGTCGCTGCGCATGGAGCGGCAGAAGCTGCTGTTCTCCGAGCGGGCGCCGCACTTCCACGCCGTCCTCGACGAGGCCGCGCTGCACCGCCCCTACGGCGACGCGGACGTGATGCGCGGGCAGCTCCAGCACCTCATCGACCTCTCCGAACAGCCCAATGTGACCCTCCAGGTGATGCCCTTCCGGCACGGTGGTCACGCTGGCGAGAGCGGGGCGTTCACCGTGCTCCGCTTCCCCGAGTCGGACCTGCCCGACGTGGTGTACCTGGAGCACCTCACGGGCGCGCTCTACCTGGACAAGCCGGATGAGGTCGCCCAGTACGAGCGCGTCATGGGGCGGCTGCGCGCGGACAGCCTGTCCCCGTCGGGAACGCGCGACCTCATGCGCCGGTTACTCCAACTCCCCTAG
- a CDS encoding DinB family protein — protein MPTLVIEKDASDERGTLLAFVDAQRGGVRRALLGLTEEQARSRPSASEMSLIGLLKHVMHAERGWLELASGTSPDIDADEAAKRFEAAWHPDESETVSALLAAWEEQAAEVERFVRALPSLEATFALPPAPWFPKDTQVSMRWFLVHLVEEIGRHAGHADIIRESIDGKTAFELVDAERRQTD, from the coding sequence ATGCCTACTCTTGTGATCGAGAAGGACGCCAGTGACGAGCGGGGCACTTTGCTGGCCTTCGTGGACGCCCAGCGCGGCGGCGTCCGCCGGGCGCTCCTCGGTCTGACGGAGGAGCAGGCGCGCTCCCGCCCCAGCGCCAGTGAGATGTCCCTGATCGGCCTGCTCAAGCACGTCATGCATGCGGAACGAGGCTGGCTGGAGCTCGCGAGCGGCACGAGCCCCGACATCGACGCCGACGAGGCGGCGAAGCGCTTCGAGGCCGCCTGGCACCCGGACGAGAGCGAGACCGTCTCCGCGCTCCTCGCCGCCTGGGAGGAGCAGGCCGCCGAGGTGGAGCGGTTCGTCCGCGCCCTGCCCTCCCTGGAGGCGACCTTCGCGCTGCCGCCGGCCCCCTGGTTCCCCAAGGACACCCAGGTGTCGATGCGGTGGTTCCTGGTGCACCTGGTCGAGGAGATCGGCCGGCACGCCGGGCACGCGGACATCATCCGCGAGTCGATCGACGGCAAGACCGCGTTCGAGCTGGTCGACGCGGAGCGGCGCCAGACGGACTGA